A stretch of the Capsicum annuum cultivar UCD-10X-F1 chromosome 8, UCD10Xv1.1, whole genome shotgun sequence genome encodes the following:
- the LOC107840057 gene encoding (3aS,4S,5R,7aS)-5-hydroxy-7a-methyl-1-oxo-octahydro-1H-indene-4-carboxyl-CoA dehydrogenase yields MVVVWSIKMSNFWCLFWARKKTMGWKGILGFEYGIVQAPLGPDISSPHLVAAVANSGALGFLRVPDWEDPDYVRELIRKTRTLTNKPFGIGVILAFPHKENVKAILDEKVAVLQLYWGECSKELVLEAHKAGVKVVPQIGSYEEAKRAADAGVDAIIVQGREAGGHVIGQDGLITLLPRVVDLVRGRDLVVIAAGGIVDERGYVAALALGAQGVSLGTRFLATEESYAHPTYKRKLIEFDQTEYTDIFGRARWPGAPHRVLATPFFMEWKELPNHENESNQPVIGRTIIHGREREVRRFAGTVPNATTTGDIESMAMYAGQSIGLIKEILPAGEVINRIVEGAQRLIDQQFAPAH; encoded by the exons ATGGTCGTAGTATGGAGTATAAAAATGTCCAATTTTTGGTGCCTATTTTGGGCGAGAAAGAAGACTATGGGTTGGAAAGGAATATTGGGTTTTGAGTATGGGATAGTGCAGGCACCCCTGGGACCTGATATCTCAAGTCCACATCTTGTTGCTGCTGTTGCTAATTCTGGTGCTCTTGGTTTTCTCAGAGTCCCTGATTGG GAAGATCCTGATTATGTGAGAGAGCTCATAAGGAAGACAAGAACCTTAACTAACAAACCATTTGGGATAGGTGTTATTCTTGCATTTCCTCATAAGGAAAATGTAAAAGCTATACTGGATGAGAAGGTTGCAGTACTGCAGCTATATTGGGGTGAATGCTCAAAGGAGTTGGTTCTTGAAGCTCATAAAGCTGGGGTCAAAGTTGTACCCCAA attggCAGCTATGAAGAAGCAAAGAGAGCTGCTGATGCTGGTGTAGATGCAATTATTGTCCAAGGTCGTGAAGCAGGAGGCCATGTAATTGGCCAG GATGGCTTAATCACCTTATTGCCTAGAGTAGTCGATCTTGTTCGTGGTCGTGACCTTGTAGTAATTGCTGCTGGAGGAATAGTGGATGAACGAGGTTATGTTGCTGCTCTGGCCCTTGGTGCACAAGGTGTTTCATTAGGTACCAG GTTTCTTGCAACCGAGGAGAGCTATGCTCACCCAACATACAAGAGGAAGCTGATTGAATTTGATCAAACAGAGTACACAGACATATTTGGTCGTGCTAGGTGGCCAGGGGCACCACATCGTGTTCTGGCAACCCCGTTCTTCATGGAATGGAAGGAGCTCCCAAATCACGAGAATGAATCAAATCAACCTGTCATTGGCCGCACTATCATACATGGCAGG GAAAGAGAGGTTCGTCGCTTTGCTGGTACAGTTCCAAATGCCACAACCACTGGAGATATAGAAAGCATGGCGATGTATGCTGGTCAGAGCATTGGTCTTATCAAGGAAATTCTACCCGCAGGTGAAGTGATAAATAGGATTGTTGAAGGGGCTCAACGACTGATTGATCAACAATTTGCGCCTGCGCATTAA